From a single Pempheris klunzingeri isolate RE-2024b chromosome 2, fPemKlu1.hap1, whole genome shotgun sequence genomic region:
- the ppp1r3db gene encoding protein phosphatase 1, regulatory subunit 3Db has protein sequence MAGAWQQRGSGEQSGTQPSFISSSGSVAGTKNTTIRLRDIYDPKPQPPKAPVRIRPPGPRAPSVKELNLKQSLSSDPPTKPIMRRRAQSLPSSAERKKELRSLQVRFVDSLGLELEEVKVFKAQERPLIPQHVMFRLLMSSELSFGKSLELSLPYFKPCFPEDVAAQPDFLKRLCTQSVCLERVLCSEQGITGTIQVLNLAYEKEVRVLYSFTNWRTHTETTASWASSGYGGQYGAPETDIFRFRLPVPPFILRPGAVLEFAVCYHVKGSNYWDNNSGHNYKLSCHSYKVTVPRECEDSMLHFT, from the coding sequence ATGGCTGGGGCCTGGCAGCAGAGAGGTTCTGGTGAGCAGAGTGGGACCCAGCCTTCATTCATCAGCAGCTCAGGTAGCGTAGCCGGCACTAAAAACACCACCATCCGTCTACGAGATATTTATGATCCCAAACCTCAACCTCCCAAAGCCCCAGTCCGGATCCGCCCTCCAGGTCCAAGAGCCCCCTCAGTAAAGGAACTCAATCTGAAGCAGAGCTTGTCCAGCGATCCTCCAACTAAGCCAATCATGAGGAGACGAGCTCAGTCTCTTCCTTcgtctgcagagaggaagaaggaactCAGGAGCCTGCAGGTACGCTTCGTGGACTCGTTGGGCCTCGAGTTAGAGGAAGTGAAGGTCTTCAAGGCTCAAGAGCGCCCCCTGATACCCCAGCATGTCATGTTCAGACTGCTGATGAGCTCTGAACTGTCTTTTGGGAAGTCACTGGAGCTGTCCCTGCCTTATTTCAAACCGTGTTTCCCTGAGGATGTGGCAGCTCAGCCAGACTTCCTGAAGCGTCTCTGCactcagagtgtgtgtctggaacGGGTCCTGTGTTCAGAGCAGGGGATCACAGGAACTATACAAGTTCTAAATTTAGCTTACGAGAAAGAGGTCAGAGTGCTCTACTCCTTCACCAACTGGAGAACACACACGGAAACAACAGCGTCCTGGGCATCAAGCGGGTACGGCGGGCAGTACGGCGCTCCAGAAACGGATATCTTCAGATTTCGTCTGCCTGTCCCACCCTTCATCCTGCGGCCAGGGGCTGTTTTAGAATTCGCCGTCTGCTACCATGTAAAAGGATCGAATTATTGGGACAACAACAGCGGGCACAATTACAAACTGTCTTGCCACAGCTACAAGGTGACTGTGCCGAGGGAGTGTGAGGACAGCATGCTGCACTTCACCTGA